The Nitrososphaerota archaeon genome has a window encoding:
- a CDS encoding Lhr helicase: RHRVGEAAQGVILTDRLDDEAESLALLERVKKHSLEESRIHHKALDVLAHHLAGLALEHGKLGVEEAIKIINKAYTFRDIGVEEVDGCLRLLNSHGIIWYDGFVFRSRGLKTLQYYYDNVSTIPDVVQFDVVDVSTNKKVGRLDQLFVGEFGEEGNSFTLKGLPWKIVSVDDDKKVVNVEPLPKGTSTIPYWVGELIPVEFETAQIVGKIRKKVAEGGYSGLSEAYIRYIAESKEKLGITPSDDTIVVERCRGFSQMVVHCCFGTRVNQTLATLLSTILSSKLGYFVEAKSDSYRILLSSQANIPVSYIKEALSDASNLEEILSVAALGTHPMNWKTWQVAKKFGLVEKDAQYDRRAARLIQERYRNTPLYQEVLREIFVEKYDLDGAKKVIENLRSGAIKLTYAEVEAFTPLAQPIIEYAAKFAALPYSIDQALTALVKERLLNTKHKLICLHCGRWESVVKTSEAVEPLTCGLCRSRLVASTYLSDQDALRIVAKKKSGAKLDATEEEKLRKLWKTSSLLQQFGRSALLALSGRGVGPEAASRLLRNYVDEESFVKSIYRAEKLYLQTRGFWED; encoded by the coding sequence AGGCATAGGGTTGGTGAAGCCGCTCAAGGCGTGATCTTGACCGATAGGTTAGATGATGAGGCTGAGAGCCTAGCCCTTCTGGAGCGTGTGAAGAAACACTCGCTAGAGGAGAGCAGAATCCACCATAAAGCACTCGATGTACTAGCTCACCACCTCGCAGGCTTAGCCCTAGAACACGGCAAGCTTGGGGTGGAGGAGGCGATCAAGATTATTAACAAGGCTTACACCTTCAGAGATATTGGCGTTGAGGAGGTAGACGGCTGTCTAAGACTTCTTAACAGCCACGGCATAATATGGTACGATGGTTTTGTTTTCAGATCTAGGGGGCTTAAGACACTGCAATACTATTACGATAACGTCTCCACCATACCCGATGTCGTGCAGTTCGATGTGGTCGATGTTTCGACCAACAAGAAGGTCGGTAGGTTAGATCAACTCTTTGTGGGGGAGTTTGGTGAGGAGGGGAACAGCTTCACTCTGAAGGGTCTGCCTTGGAAGATAGTTTCAGTCGATGATGATAAGAAGGTTGTGAACGTTGAGCCTCTGCCTAAGGGCACGAGCACCATACCATACTGGGTTGGAGAACTCATACCAGTGGAATTTGAAACGGCGCAGATAGTTGGGAAGATTAGAAAAAAGGTTGCGGAAGGCGGGTATAGTGGGCTCAGCGAAGCATACATCAGATACATCGCTGAAAGCAAAGAGAAGCTCGGCATAACCCCATCAGACGATACCATTGTGGTTGAAAGGTGCAGAGGCTTCTCGCAAATGGTTGTACACTGCTGCTTCGGAACAAGGGTGAATCAGACCCTAGCCACGCTACTATCCACCATCCTATCGTCAAAACTAGGGTACTTTGTGGAAGCAAAATCAGATTCCTACAGGATACTTCTATCTTCACAAGCCAACATACCAGTTAGCTACATCAAAGAAGCGCTCTCAGACGCCTCTAATCTTGAGGAGATCCTCTCCGTCGCAGCCCTAGGAACACATCCGATGAACTGGAAGACTTGGCAAGTCGCTAAGAAGTTTGGGCTCGTAGAAAAGGATGCTCAATACGATCGGAGGGCGGCAAGACTCATTCAAGAGAGATACCGCAATACACCACTTTATCAAGAAGTCCTTCGGGAGATCTTTGTGGAGAAATATGACCTTGATGGCGCTAAGAAGGTCATAGAGAATCTTAGAAGCGGAGCTATCAAGCTTACGTATGCTGAAGTCGAGGCATTCACACCCCTAGCCCAACCAATTATAGAATATGCAGCCAAGTTCGCAGCGCTACCATACAGCATAGATCAAGCATTAACAGCGCTAGTGAAAGAGAGGCTCCTTAACACTAAACACAAACTCATATGCCTACACTGCGGAAGATGGGAGAGTGTAGTAAAGACATCTGAGGCGGTAGAGCCTTTAACCTGTGGGCTCTGCCGCTCTAGACTAGTGGCGTCAACCTACCTCTCAGACCAAGATGCCTTAAGAATCGTTGCTAAGAAGAAGAGTGGGGCGAAGTTAGATGCTACAGAAGAGGAGAAACTGAGGAAGCTCTGGAAAACTTCATCGCTCCTACAGCAATTCGGCAGATCTGCTCTACTAGCCCTCTCAGGACGGGGTGTCGGCCCAGAGGCAGCTTCTAGGCTGCTCCGTAACTATGTGGATGAAGAGAGTTTTGTGAAATCGATCTATAGAGCTGAGAAACTCTATCTCCAGACCAGAGGGTTCTGGGAGGATTAG
- a CDS encoding pyruvate, phosphate dikinase yields MRLEKRIYLFEEGDGKNKKLLGGKGAGLCEMTQLGLPVPPGFTITTEVCKEYYANGRRLPEGLMDEVKEYMKKIEAKVGKRFGDPKNPLLVSVRSGAAISMPGMMDTVLNLGLNDETAKGLIEQTGDERFVYDSYRRFIQLFGKVVLGVRDELFSEVFERVKREAGVKFDNELSAEHLKRVVKEFKEIVLRETGKPFPDDPYEQLEKAIAAVFNSWMGKRAVDYRREFKITPDIADGTAVNIVTMVFGNMGDRSATGVVFTRDPATGIKKLYGEFLINAQGEDVVAGIRTPRPIEELAEIMPEAYKELVRAAEILERHFKEPQDIEFTIENGRFYLLQTRNAKMNAAALVKTSVDMTKEGLITKEEALKRIKPEVLEQLLHKRVDPRAKPTILASGLGASPGAATGRVVFDADEAERLGRAGEKIILVREETKPEDIHGFFASEGVLTSRGGMTSHAAVVARSMGKPCVTGCGAIHIDYEKKQFTVGDYVVKEGDWITIDGGQGLVYLGQAPLIEPELSGDFYELLSWADEYRKLGVRANADTPEAAALARSFGAEGIGLCRTERMFNAADRLPIVVDMIMAGSEEERRMCLEKLLPLQKQDFKEILKAMEGYPVTIRLLDPPLHEFLPNVLQLQREVMELEASNAPKEVLENKRKMLQKALALAEINPMLGHRGVRVGITYPEIYEMQARAIFEALAELKREGVNAIPQIMIPQVAMVEELKYLKEVIDKVRAEVEQKYDMELRVKYGTMIEVVRAALTAGQIAEVAEFFSFGTNDLTQATFSFSREDAENKFLPRYLQKKILTDNPFETLDQAGVGRLMKIAVEDGRRARSDLEIGICGEHGGDPRSIEFCHKVGLDYVSCSPYRVPIARLAAAQASIGVKATVSKDKD; encoded by the coding sequence AGTCGGTAAAAGGTTTGGCGACCCCAAGAACCCTCTTCTTGTTTCAGTAAGGTCTGGTGCTGCTATCTCTATGCCCGGCATGATGGATACTGTGCTTAACCTAGGTTTGAATGACGAAACCGCCAAGGGGCTCATAGAGCAGACGGGCGATGAAAGGTTTGTGTACGATTCATATAGGCGGTTTATTCAGCTCTTTGGTAAGGTTGTACTTGGTGTTAGAGATGAGTTGTTCTCAGAGGTGTTTGAGCGGGTAAAGAGGGAGGCTGGTGTTAAGTTTGATAACGAGCTATCGGCTGAGCATCTAAAGAGGGTTGTTAAAGAGTTCAAAGAGATCGTTCTAAGGGAGACTGGAAAACCTTTCCCAGATGATCCTTATGAGCAGCTTGAGAAAGCCATCGCAGCAGTCTTCAACAGCTGGATGGGTAAACGGGCTGTTGACTACAGAAGGGAGTTTAAGATAACCCCCGACATCGCTGATGGCACTGCTGTCAACATAGTTACTATGGTCTTCGGTAATATGGGTGATAGAAGCGCTACTGGCGTGGTCTTCACAAGAGATCCTGCGACTGGAATAAAGAAGCTCTATGGTGAATTTCTGATCAACGCTCAAGGTGAGGATGTAGTAGCTGGTATACGCACACCAAGACCCATAGAGGAGTTAGCGGAAATTATGCCTGAAGCGTATAAAGAACTGGTTAGGGCTGCTGAGATACTGGAGCGGCACTTTAAGGAGCCTCAAGACATAGAGTTCACAATAGAGAATGGGCGCTTCTATCTGCTGCAGACCAGAAACGCAAAGATGAATGCAGCAGCCCTTGTCAAGACATCCGTTGATATGACTAAGGAGGGGCTTATAACAAAAGAAGAGGCTCTTAAGCGGATCAAACCTGAGGTTTTAGAGCAGCTTCTACATAAGCGCGTAGACCCTAGGGCTAAGCCTACGATACTCGCAAGCGGATTAGGTGCTTCTCCAGGTGCTGCCACAGGTAGGGTTGTCTTCGATGCTGATGAGGCTGAGAGGCTGGGTAGGGCGGGTGAGAAGATCATTCTTGTTAGGGAGGAGACTAAGCCAGAGGATATCCACGGCTTCTTTGCTTCCGAAGGCGTGTTGACCAGCAGAGGAGGTATGACTAGCCACGCGGCAGTTGTAGCTAGAAGTATGGGTAAGCCGTGTGTTACTGGTTGTGGCGCCATACACATAGATTATGAGAAGAAGCAGTTCACGGTTGGGGATTATGTTGTCAAGGAAGGTGATTGGATTACGATAGATGGTGGGCAAGGTCTGGTCTACTTGGGGCAAGCGCCTCTTATCGAGCCGGAACTATCTGGCGACTTTTACGAGTTGCTGAGCTGGGCAGATGAGTATAGAAAGCTTGGTGTTAGGGCTAACGCTGACACACCCGAAGCTGCTGCTCTAGCCAGAAGCTTCGGCGCTGAAGGTATAGGTCTATGCCGGACTGAGAGGATGTTTAATGCTGCTGATAGGCTCCCTATCGTTGTTGATATGATTATGGCTGGTAGCGAGGAGGAGAGGAGGATGTGCTTAGAGAAACTCCTACCCCTACAGAAACAGGACTTCAAAGAGATCTTAAAGGCGATGGAGGGTTACCCTGTGACGATTAGATTGCTCGACCCACCTCTGCACGAGTTCCTACCTAACGTGCTGCAGCTCCAGAGGGAGGTTATGGAGTTAGAGGCCTCGAACGCACCTAAGGAGGTTCTTGAAAACAAGCGTAAGATGCTGCAGAAGGCTCTTGCGCTTGCCGAAATCAACCCGATGCTTGGACATAGGGGTGTGAGGGTGGGCATAACCTACCCCGAGATCTACGAGATGCAGGCTAGAGCTATCTTTGAAGCCCTTGCTGAGCTTAAGAGGGAGGGTGTGAACGCTATACCTCAGATAATGATACCTCAAGTAGCTATGGTGGAGGAGCTGAAGTATTTGAAGGAGGTCATCGATAAGGTGAGGGCTGAAGTTGAGCAGAAGTATGACATGGAGTTAAGGGTGAAGTATGGTACTATGATAGAGGTTGTGAGGGCAGCCCTCACAGCCGGTCAGATAGCTGAGGTAGCGGAGTTCTTCAGCTTCGGCACAAACGACCTTACCCAAGCGACCTTCAGCTTCAGTAGAGAAGATGCTGAAAACAAGTTTCTGCCAAGATATCTGCAGAAGAAGATTCTAACCGACAACCCCTTCGAAACACTAGATCAAGCTGGTGTGGGGCGGCTGATGAAGATAGCGGTTGAGGACGGTAGGAGGGCTAGAAGCGATCTCGAAATAGGCATATGTGGAGAGCACGGCGGCGACCCCCGCTCAATCGAATTCTGCCACAAAGTAGGGTTGGATTATGTGAGCTGTTCACCCTACCGAGTACCTATAGCGAGGTTGGCAGCTGCCCAAGCGAGCATCGGGGTGAAGGCTACGGTGTCAAAAGATAAAGACTAA